The following are encoded in a window of Brevibacillus ruminantium genomic DNA:
- the pdxR gene encoding MocR-like pyridoxine biosynthesis transcription factor PdxR, producing MDWKPDRESQLPVYKQIAQYLEQRISNGEFPSGTPLPSERLFAKELGVNRSTIVAAYEELHGFGIVERLQGKGTIVSRNIWGRQSKRIPNWGKLIETGSFLPNTAMMRTIRKESSDVDIIDLASGELSPDLSASQYFREIMSNQDFNYHVGYDHPQGNVKLRETIAKHLKEFRTIPATSSSILVTSGAQQALYLIVQCLLQPGDAVAIEDPSYCYSLPLFKSAGLRAFLLPVDDQGINPDDIVQLHKQHRIKMVFLNPNFQNPNGSFLNLERRKRVLEISSYYGIPIIEDDPYSLTAFDQSHVPTLKSLDQNGSVLYVSSLSKIVASGLRIGWIFGPQTVIERLADAKQQIDFGHSIIPEWIANQFLSSDDFSTHLHHLRESLIFKRDKIVFSLYDQLSDQIDTLVPEGGIHIWCKIRADVNEQQLLKEAIKRGVVYVPGSVFGTQKGYVRFTYGRVQEEQIEPAISRFADALRSMTRDK from the coding sequence ATGGATTGGAAGCCCGATCGTGAAAGTCAACTACCTGTCTACAAGCAAATCGCCCAATACCTGGAACAGAGAATCTCCAATGGAGAGTTTCCTTCAGGAACTCCCCTTCCATCGGAGCGTTTGTTTGCAAAAGAATTAGGCGTAAATCGCTCGACAATTGTCGCTGCCTATGAAGAGTTGCATGGCTTCGGTATTGTAGAAAGATTACAAGGAAAAGGGACTATCGTCAGCAGAAATATATGGGGCAGACAAAGCAAACGTATTCCGAACTGGGGAAAATTAATTGAAACAGGCTCCTTTTTGCCAAACACAGCTATGATGCGAACGATACGGAAAGAGTCATCTGATGTTGACATCATTGATCTGGCTAGCGGAGAGCTTTCACCCGATTTATCTGCTTCGCAATATTTTCGCGAGATCATGTCCAATCAGGATTTCAATTACCATGTTGGCTATGATCATCCACAAGGCAACGTGAAACTTCGTGAAACCATCGCCAAACACCTCAAAGAGTTCAGAACCATTCCTGCAACCTCCTCCTCTATCTTGGTTACTTCAGGGGCACAGCAGGCTCTGTACCTGATCGTGCAGTGCTTGCTTCAACCAGGCGATGCCGTTGCGATCGAAGACCCCTCCTATTGCTATTCATTGCCTCTGTTTAAATCAGCCGGACTCCGGGCCTTTTTGTTACCTGTTGATGATCAAGGGATAAATCCGGATGATATTGTACAATTACATAAGCAGCATCGTATTAAAATGGTGTTTCTTAACCCCAATTTTCAAAATCCCAATGGCTCATTTCTCAACCTGGAACGAAGAAAAAGGGTATTGGAAATCTCCTCTTACTACGGAATCCCGATTATCGAGGATGACCCATACAGTTTAACCGCTTTTGATCAGTCACATGTGCCAACATTGAAATCCTTGGACCAAAATGGGAGCGTTCTTTACGTTAGTTCTCTCAGCAAAATCGTGGCTTCCGGACTGCGTATCGGATGGATATTTGGTCCCCAAACTGTGATCGAGCGTTTGGCGGATGCCAAACAGCAAATCGATTTTGGACACAGCATCATCCCGGAATGGATAGCAAACCAGTTTTTATCCTCCGATGATTTTTCAACCCATTTGCATCATCTTCGAGAGTCTCTGATATTTAAAAGAGACAAAATCGTCTTCTCACTCTACGATCAACTGAGTGATCAGATAGACACGTTGGTGCCTGAGGGCGGCATTCACATCTGGTGTAAAATAAGGGCAGACGTAAACGAACAACAGTTGTTAAAAGAGGCAATTAAAAGAGGAGTCGTATATGTACCTGGGAGTGTTTTCGGCACGCAGAAAGGGTATGTTCGATTTACATATGGACGAGTCCAGGAAGAGCAAATTGAACCGGCCATTTCTCGTTTTGCCGATGCCTTGCGCAGTATGACACGTGACAAATAA
- a CDS encoding DUF1641 domain-containing protein, translating to MARPITNIVVPPVTEKERQNQAVEGVIQVLVQNADGIQETIKLLQELHHSGILGALGAAVEAREDIAKVVVGQMERPPVTQLINNAMAAAGGLAELNPDMTKKLMSGLAKGLQKAEEGSCSEATVGIFDLIKALRDPDINRAIVFGINLLKGVGEGLKGS from the coding sequence ATGGCAAGACCCATAACCAATATAGTCGTACCGCCCGTCACCGAAAAAGAAAGACAAAATCAAGCAGTTGAAGGCGTCATTCAAGTGCTTGTTCAAAATGCCGATGGAATCCAGGAAACGATCAAATTGCTCCAGGAACTGCACCATAGCGGGATTCTAGGAGCCCTAGGCGCCGCCGTCGAAGCGAGAGAAGATATTGCCAAAGTCGTCGTAGGGCAAATGGAGCGCCCCCCTGTCACCCAATTGATCAACAATGCAATGGCTGCAGCCGGAGGGTTGGCGGAGCTGAATCCTGACATGACAAAAAAGTTGATGAGCGGTTTGGCCAAAGGACTTCAAAAGGCTGAAGAAGGGAGTTGTTCTGAAGCCACCGTCGGTATTTTCGATTTGATAAAAGCGTTGCGCGATCCTGACATAAATCGGGCGATCGTATTTGGCATCAACCTGCTGAAAGGGGTTGGGGAAGGCTTGAAGGGCTCGTGA
- a CDS encoding pyridoxal phosphate-dependent aminotransferase, whose protein sequence is MIITIIFFKIVEAVTERSKMLCICSPNNPTGTYISKRVMHHLLDVLPKHMLVLFDAAYSQFATASDYTNGLEFVRAGYPLIVLQTFSKIYGLAGLRVGFGAASADIIKHIMKVKEPFNVNALAQVAAAAALQDDEHVQLSLQSNTRGREQLYHAFQELRLPFIESMSNFILVELGPNAKLIYEQLLNKGIIVRYGGIWQLPHHVRVSIGKEEENTAFIKELTEILASQNLFEWS, encoded by the coding sequence TTGATCATCACAATTATCTTTTTTAAGATCGTAGAAGCGGTTACGGAACGGAGCAAAATGCTCTGCATCTGTTCGCCCAATAACCCTACCGGCACCTATATATCGAAACGCGTCATGCATCATCTGCTCGATGTTCTGCCAAAACATATGCTTGTGTTGTTTGATGCGGCTTACAGTCAATTCGCTACGGCATCCGATTATACAAACGGGCTGGAATTTGTTCGCGCGGGTTATCCGCTTATCGTGCTTCAGACCTTTTCAAAAATATATGGGCTGGCGGGATTGCGGGTTGGTTTTGGGGCAGCTTCGGCAGACATTATCAAGCACATTATGAAGGTTAAGGAACCATTTAATGTAAATGCTTTGGCACAAGTGGCGGCAGCGGCGGCTCTTCAGGATGACGAGCATGTCCAGCTGTCTCTTCAATCGAATACCCGTGGCCGCGAGCAGCTTTACCATGCGTTCCAAGAGCTGCGCCTTCCATTCATTGAAAGCATGAGCAACTTTATCCTTGTCGAGCTTGGTCCAAATGCGAAATTGATTTATGAACAGTTGTTGAACAAAGGGATCATTGTTCGTTACGGAGGCATATGGCAGCTTCCCCACCATGTTCGTGTTTCGATAGGTAAAGAAGAAGAAAACACGGCCTTCATTAAAGAGTTAACAGAAATCTTGGCTTCGCAAAATCTTTTTGAATGGAGTTGA
- the dapA gene encoding 4-hydroxy-tetrahydrodipicolinate synthase, producing the protein MLTEQDLHGVFVPIVTPFDLEGGLDLDSLSKLVQQFITKGIHGLVVNGTTGESPAIEPDELELIIKSVRNASPASQEIPVIVGTGTNNTASTVKKTIQAKTHGADAALVVTPYYNRPSQQGIIQHFASLAEAGLPIIVYDIPHRTGVSLELDTLRTIMHMAHVIGLKDSTGNVKQVRELTCSISKPVLCGDDELFFDSLCCGATGGILASANVNTDQFIRVFELFKAGKVSDAKLLFDSLLPLVNLLFAEPNPAPLKWFLAEIGHIRSDKLRLPMTTISPELQQQLKAIVSLEKKVSR; encoded by the coding sequence ATGCTAACAGAACAAGATTTGCATGGAGTATTCGTTCCTATTGTTACCCCTTTTGATTTGGAGGGCGGACTTGACCTTGATTCGTTAAGCAAACTCGTTCAACAATTCATTACGAAAGGAATTCATGGCTTAGTTGTAAACGGCACGACTGGCGAATCTCCCGCTATTGAGCCAGACGAGTTGGAGCTTATCATTAAATCTGTACGAAATGCCTCTCCCGCATCGCAAGAAATTCCGGTGATTGTTGGTACAGGAACAAATAATACAGCGTCAACCGTTAAAAAAACGATACAAGCTAAAACACATGGGGCAGATGCGGCTCTCGTTGTCACACCCTATTATAACCGTCCTTCGCAGCAAGGTATAATCCAGCACTTCGCCTCCTTAGCTGAGGCAGGCTTGCCGATTATTGTATATGATATCCCTCATCGTACAGGGGTGTCGCTGGAATTGGATACACTACGAACCATCATGCATATGGCACATGTGATTGGACTTAAAGACAGTACAGGAAACGTTAAACAGGTACGTGAATTGACTTGCTCCATTAGCAAACCGGTGCTATGTGGCGACGACGAACTTTTTTTTGATTCGCTTTGCTGTGGCGCTACAGGGGGGATACTTGCCAGCGCTAACGTGAACACCGATCAATTTATTCGTGTGTTTGAGCTTTTTAAAGCAGGAAAAGTAAGTGACGCCAAACTGCTGTTTGACAGCCTGCTGCCGCTTGTCAATCTATTATTCGCCGAACCGAATCCGGCTCCACTTAAATGGTTTCTTGCCGAGATCGGCCACATTCGCTCTGATAAACTCCGCCTTCCGATGACAACGATAAGCCCGGAGTTGCAGCAACAATTGAAAGCTATCGTTAGTTTGGAGAAAAAAGTATCTCGTTGA
- a CDS encoding MFS transporter produces the protein MSITTGSPSTQPSATAEGGDMTKTPETGTTTFIPLRSAAGSPMVHRANPPAVSQPRFTALMLLTVLLLTVFLAVANIFIVNVATPAIQQGLHASFSDVQFVMTSYTLAYAMTLIIGGRLGDRFGRKRLLLFGVAGFTLSSFLCGIAGSVITLMVFRVLQGISAALMMPQVLSLIQTNYPPEKRAGVFGLYGAAQGIAASSGQLIGGLLLSWDPAGLDWRTVFFFSVPVGLLILSMIPYIEESKGSSAMKLDWLGAAWAAGGLLMLIYPLVQGQKEQWPVSLIACLLLSVPVLAAFVWYERRVARLGGAPLMNVDLFRQRRFTVGMLIVVVLMSSQSAYFLVSAYFLQIGLGFTALAAGLIILPMGIGYFLASLYSARAVSRFGQHVLTVGALLTCGGYLLLAQWVQALGTSVQGYEWAPALAVLGFGQGALAAPLTAAILSRVHQRDAGSASGILTTGMQVSFAVGIALIGILLLNIMGQHANATTAQLAPQLQTELSKLGISGAQSDVIVQEFQACYADYARAGDPAANPASCSALTADAQIKPLIHSLMKQAHASNYAYTFSFCLYVLAAFSLLLVPLVLGLIREKRTDSQVLAS, from the coding sequence GTGTCCATAACGACTGGTTCACCCTCTACTCAACCGTCTGCAACGGCAGAAGGGGGAGACATGACGAAGACGCCTGAAACAGGGACCACGACATTCATCCCGTTACGTTCTGCTGCAGGCTCTCCGATGGTTCACCGGGCAAATCCTCCTGCAGTCAGCCAACCCCGGTTTACGGCTCTCATGCTTCTGACCGTTTTACTGCTGACGGTCTTTCTCGCGGTAGCCAACATCTTTATCGTCAATGTGGCGACCCCGGCGATACAGCAGGGGCTTCACGCCAGCTTTTCAGATGTCCAATTCGTGATGACGAGCTACACGCTGGCCTACGCCATGACGCTGATTATCGGCGGGCGGCTCGGGGATCGTTTTGGCCGCAAACGGCTGCTGCTGTTCGGTGTGGCTGGTTTTACGCTCTCTTCATTTCTGTGCGGGATTGCGGGCAGTGTTATCACTCTTATGGTGTTCCGAGTCCTTCAGGGTATTTCTGCAGCGTTGATGATGCCTCAAGTCCTCTCCCTGATACAGACGAACTATCCTCCGGAAAAGCGGGCTGGCGTATTCGGCCTGTATGGCGCCGCACAAGGAATTGCTGCGTCAAGCGGACAGCTTATCGGCGGCTTGCTGCTGAGCTGGGACCCGGCCGGGCTGGACTGGCGAACGGTTTTCTTTTTCAGTGTTCCTGTGGGTCTGCTTATTCTCAGCATGATTCCCTACATAGAAGAGTCCAAAGGCTCTTCTGCCATGAAGCTCGATTGGCTTGGAGCGGCGTGGGCGGCGGGGGGTCTGCTCATGCTGATCTACCCGCTGGTTCAGGGGCAGAAGGAGCAGTGGCCGGTTAGCCTGATTGCCTGTCTGCTTTTGTCCGTTCCTGTTCTGGCCGCCTTTGTCTGGTACGAGCGCAGAGTGGCTCGTTTGGGCGGTGCTCCTCTGATGAACGTGGACTTGTTCCGCCAGCGACGGTTTACGGTCGGGATGCTGATAGTGGTCGTTTTGATGAGTTCGCAATCCGCATATTTTCTGGTGTCTGCATATTTCCTGCAGATTGGGCTGGGTTTTACGGCGCTTGCAGCGGGCCTGATTATTTTACCGATGGGAATCGGTTACTTTCTGGCGTCGCTATACTCCGCCAGGGCCGTATCCAGATTTGGTCAGCACGTCCTGACCGTGGGGGCTCTGCTCACTTGTGGGGGATATCTGTTGCTGGCTCAGTGGGTTCAGGCATTGGGCACCTCGGTACAAGGCTATGAATGGGCTCCGGCGCTGGCCGTTTTGGGCTTTGGGCAGGGAGCGCTTGCTGCTCCGCTTACCGCCGCCATTCTGTCTCGGGTTCATCAGCGGGATGCCGGTTCCGCCTCCGGTATTCTGACGACGGGAATGCAGGTTTCCTTCGCTGTCGGTATTGCGCTGATCGGGATTTTGCTGCTCAATATAATGGGACAGCATGCGAACGCGACAACGGCACAGCTAGCCCCTCAACTGCAGACTGAATTGTCGAAGCTGGGCATAAGCGGTGCTCAGTCGGACGTGATTGTCCAAGAGTTCCAGGCATGCTACGCCGATTATGCACGTGCAGGTGATCCGGCTGCAAACCCGGCAAGCTGCTCCGCTCTCACGGCAGATGCCCAGATAAAGCCGCTGATTCATTCCCTGATGAAGCAGGCCCATGCCTCGAACTACGCCTATACCTTTTCATTCTGTCTCTATGTACTGGCTGCGTTTTCCCTGCTCCTGGTTCCGCTCGTTCTCGGGCTGATTCGTGAGAAACGGACGGATTCACAGGTGCTGGCTTCATGA
- the fdhF gene encoding formate dehydrogenase subunit alpha, protein MKKVSFLLNGATHETEGGTRILDYLLKLDMEHPHICYSPELGPIQTCDTCMCEINGTIMRACSTTIEEGMNILTSSEPAKRAQTEAMDRILENHMLYCTVCDNNNGNCRVHNTAELLEIEHQSRPFREKGYEVDMSHPFYRYDPDQCILCGRCVEVCQDYQVNETLTIDWERDMPRVIWDDNKSINESSCVSCGQCVTVCPCNALMEKSMLGEAGFMSGIKKDLLNPMINFIKEVEPGYSSIFAVSEVEAAMRDVRIKKTKTVCTFCGVGCTFEVWTKDRTILKIEPTPDAPVNGISTCMKGKFGWDFVNSEQRLTKPLIRRGDEFVESTWEEALGLVASRLGAIKEAYGGESLGFISSSKFTNEENYLMQKLARQVFGTNNVDNCSRYCQSPASWGLQQTGGIGGDTGTIQDIAQAGLVILIGTATAEAHPVLATRIKRAKKLHGQKLITVDLRRHEMGDRADLFIRPRQGTDYVWLTAVAKYMIDQNWHDQAFIDEHVNFFPEYLKLLERYTLEFAERETGISQKTLIEIAKMIRDADGTAICWGMGVTQNVAGSYTSTAIANLLLVTGNIMRPGAGAFPLRGHNNVQGAADMGTMPDIFPGYQKVTDDEIRAKFEAAYGVEIPGKRGLDNIEMLEAVDRGELKGMYIAGEDMAWVDSDSNHTQDMLAKIDFLVVQDVFFSKTAEFADVILPTVPSLEKDGTFTNTERRVQRLYQALDPVGDSKPDWWIFSEVAKRMGFDWNYRHPSEIFAEMASLTPFFSQCNYDVLEGWNSFHWGSPDGSNTPLLYTKGFNFPDKKARLALFDYVPPVEFPEEFDLTLDNGRLLEQFHEGNLTNKSEGIQYKLPKVFVEVSPELAAERGLQDGTLVRLESPYGKVKLNVLVTDRMSGKDIYVPMHSASHESAVNLLTGGAFDVQTNTPAYKQMKVRMQILEEKGTIPLPKYNPRFAKRNPQLGVQVERKWARDDYQPIADVNIAGGKK, encoded by the coding sequence ATGAAAAAAGTGAGTTTTCTACTAAATGGAGCAACGCATGAAACAGAAGGCGGTACACGCATCCTAGATTATCTTTTGAAACTGGATATGGAGCATCCTCATATTTGTTACTCTCCCGAACTAGGGCCTATTCAAACTTGCGACACCTGCATGTGTGAGATCAACGGTACAATCATGCGAGCTTGTTCTACCACTATTGAAGAGGGAATGAACATTCTGACTAGCTCTGAACCGGCAAAACGTGCGCAAACGGAAGCAATGGATCGAATTCTGGAAAACCATATGCTGTATTGTACCGTCTGCGACAACAACAACGGCAACTGCCGGGTTCACAATACGGCAGAGTTGTTGGAAATTGAGCATCAATCACGTCCGTTCCGTGAAAAAGGCTATGAGGTGGATATGTCCCATCCCTTCTACCGCTATGATCCCGATCAGTGCATCCTTTGCGGGCGATGCGTAGAAGTTTGTCAAGATTATCAGGTTAATGAAACGCTCACCATTGACTGGGAACGAGATATGCCGCGGGTGATCTGGGATGACAATAAATCAATTAATGAATCGTCATGTGTATCCTGTGGTCAGTGTGTAACGGTCTGTCCTTGCAATGCGCTGATGGAAAAATCGATGCTTGGTGAAGCAGGGTTTATGAGCGGTATAAAAAAAGATCTGTTGAATCCGATGATCAACTTTATTAAAGAGGTTGAACCTGGCTACAGCAGCATTTTTGCTGTTTCTGAAGTGGAAGCGGCCATGCGGGATGTGCGGATCAAGAAAACGAAAACGGTATGTACGTTCTGCGGGGTAGGCTGTACGTTTGAAGTCTGGACGAAAGACCGTACAATCTTGAAAATCGAACCTACTCCGGATGCACCCGTCAACGGAATTTCAACTTGCATGAAGGGGAAATTCGGGTGGGATTTCGTCAACAGCGAACAACGCTTGACGAAACCGTTGATTCGAAGAGGCGATGAATTTGTGGAATCCACTTGGGAAGAGGCCTTAGGTCTGGTCGCGAGCAGGCTGGGTGCCATTAAAGAAGCCTATGGCGGGGAATCACTGGGATTCATTTCTTCTTCCAAGTTCACCAATGAAGAAAACTACTTGATGCAAAAGTTGGCCCGTCAAGTATTTGGAACGAATAACGTAGACAACTGTTCCCGGTACTGCCAGTCTCCGGCATCCTGGGGTCTTCAGCAAACAGGCGGGATTGGAGGAGACACGGGCACGATCCAGGATATTGCACAAGCAGGGCTTGTCATTTTAATAGGAACGGCCACAGCCGAAGCGCATCCTGTACTCGCAACTCGCATCAAACGTGCGAAGAAATTGCACGGGCAAAAACTGATTACCGTCGACTTGCGCAGGCATGAAATGGGCGACCGGGCAGACTTGTTCATTCGTCCGAGACAAGGAACGGATTATGTTTGGTTAACAGCGGTTGCCAAGTACATGATCGATCAAAACTGGCACGACCAGGCATTCATAGACGAGCATGTCAATTTCTTCCCGGAATATCTGAAGCTGCTTGAGCGGTATACGTTGGAATTTGCTGAACGGGAAACCGGCATTTCACAAAAAACCTTGATCGAGATCGCAAAAATGATTCGAGATGCTGATGGAACGGCAATTTGCTGGGGCATGGGCGTCACACAAAACGTGGCCGGCTCTTATACATCGACTGCGATTGCCAATCTGCTCCTCGTTACCGGAAACATTATGCGTCCGGGTGCCGGTGCGTTCCCGCTTCGCGGGCATAACAACGTCCAGGGTGCCGCAGATATGGGTACCATGCCAGATATTTTTCCGGGGTACCAGAAAGTTACAGATGACGAGATTCGCGCCAAATTTGAAGCGGCCTACGGAGTGGAGATTCCAGGAAAACGCGGGTTGGATAACATTGAAATGCTGGAAGCAGTTGACCGGGGAGAACTGAAAGGCATGTACATTGCCGGTGAAGACATGGCCTGGGTGGATTCAGACTCCAACCATACTCAGGATATGCTGGCAAAAATTGATTTCCTCGTGGTGCAAGACGTCTTCTTCAGCAAGACGGCCGAATTTGCCGATGTCATTTTGCCCACAGTACCATCGCTTGAAAAAGACGGTACGTTTACCAATACCGAACGTCGTGTGCAGCGGCTTTATCAAGCGCTTGACCCTGTAGGGGACAGTAAACCAGACTGGTGGATTTTCAGCGAAGTTGCGAAACGCATGGGATTTGATTGGAATTACCGTCATCCAAGTGAAATCTTTGCAGAAATGGCATCGCTCACGCCATTCTTCTCTCAATGCAATTATGACGTTTTGGAAGGCTGGAACAGCTTCCACTGGGGATCGCCGGACGGAAGCAATACGCCGCTCCTCTATACCAAGGGCTTCAATTTCCCGGACAAAAAAGCGCGTTTGGCGCTCTTTGACTATGTCCCTCCTGTGGAGTTCCCCGAAGAGTTTGATTTGACGCTGGACAACGGTCGTTTGTTGGAACAGTTTCATGAAGGGAATCTTACAAACAAATCGGAAGGCATCCAGTACAAGCTCCCGAAGGTGTTTGTGGAAGTTTCACCGGAATTGGCCGCAGAACGAGGGCTCCAGGACGGAACGCTGGTGCGTCTTGAATCGCCCTATGGAAAAGTCAAACTAAATGTACTCGTGACCGACCGCATGTCGGGGAAAGACATATACGTTCCGATGCACTCGGCCAGTCACGAAAGTGCCGTGAATCTGTTAACCGGCGGGGCATTTGATGTTCAAACGAATACGCCGGCCTACAAACAAATGAAGGTTCGGATGCAGATTCTTGAGGAAAAAGGAACGATTCCACTGCCCAAGTACAACCCTCGTTTCGCCAAACGCAATCCGCAGCTAGGAGTACAGGTAGAACGTAAATGGGCCAGAGACGACTATCAGCCAATAGCCGACGTAAATATAGCGGGAGGAAAAAAATAA
- the qoxA gene encoding cytochrome aa3 quinol oxidase subunit II, giving the protein MKTKWAFITFILAAFSMLTGCSSLMVLDPKGPQAQTQADVILISIWTMAFVILVVVVIFVYMILKYRASRQEEDYEPPYIEGSTLVELICVGIPVILVICLSVISVKSNYIVEQRPEGYENKEPLVIYASSSNWKWHFSYPEEGIETVNYLYIPTDRPLEFKLYSYGPITSFWIPQLGGQKYAMADMVTTLHLAADVPGEYMGRNANFSGKGFAENIFNVKAMSEDAFDKWVEKVKDTADPLTEEKFEQLLEPGHVGQYTFTGTHLAFRPAPEGEHGGHHHGSGDSGSKQMSEDTHSTH; this is encoded by the coding sequence ATGAAAACGAAATGGGCATTCATCACTTTCATACTTGCTGCGTTTAGCATGCTTACAGGTTGTAGCAGCTTAATGGTCTTAGACCCAAAAGGGCCTCAAGCGCAAACGCAGGCAGATGTGATACTGATATCCATTTGGACGATGGCCTTTGTAATCTTGGTTGTCGTTGTTATTTTTGTGTATATGATCCTGAAATACCGCGCGTCTAGGCAAGAGGAAGATTATGAACCTCCCTACATTGAAGGGAGTACACTCGTCGAACTGATTTGTGTAGGTATTCCGGTAATATTGGTCATTTGCCTTTCCGTCATTTCTGTGAAAAGCAACTATATCGTTGAACAAAGACCAGAAGGATATGAGAATAAAGAACCTTTAGTGATTTACGCATCCTCTTCCAATTGGAAATGGCATTTCAGTTATCCGGAAGAGGGTATTGAAACGGTCAACTACCTCTATATCCCAACAGACCGACCTTTAGAATTTAAGCTGTATTCGTATGGTCCCATCACCAGTTTTTGGATACCGCAGCTGGGCGGGCAAAAATATGCGATGGCAGACATGGTAACCACCTTACACTTGGCAGCAGATGTTCCGGGTGAATACATGGGACGTAACGCGAACTTCAGCGGGAAGGGATTTGCTGAAAATATTTTTAACGTGAAAGCCATGTCTGAAGATGCCTTCGATAAATGGGTAGAGAAGGTGAAAGATACGGCGGATCCGCTTACAGAAGAGAAGTTTGAGCAATTGTTGGAGCCAGGCCACGTGGGACAATACACTTTTACGGGTACTCATTTGGCTTTTCGACCCGCCCCAGAAGGGGAACATGGCGGGCATCATCACGGTTCAGGTGATTCAGGTTCCAAGCAGATGTCAGAAGACACTCACAGTACTCACTAG
- a CDS encoding TetR/AcrR family transcriptional regulator, which yields MEKKESAKERILQVASDLFYREGIRAVGIDRIIEEAGVAKASFYRNFATKDDLVVAFLERSNRRAFKRIEEARIRYPHEPYKQLQEVFRLLAIRMGEPDFRGCPFMNTTVEFPEGAHPGNHKARECRIGVWRVIKEMALLAGARDPEALAKQLEITFSGAIMTASLYHSKDNGEHFFKVVQLLLDEHIPADQKNPAELK from the coding sequence ATGGAGAAAAAGGAATCTGCAAAGGAACGCATCCTCCAGGTGGCTTCAGATTTATTTTACAGAGAAGGGATTCGGGCGGTCGGAATCGACCGGATCATCGAGGAAGCGGGCGTCGCCAAAGCCAGCTTTTATCGCAACTTCGCGACCAAAGACGATCTCGTCGTCGCTTTTCTGGAGCGGAGCAATCGCCGAGCGTTTAAGAGGATCGAAGAAGCCCGAATCCGCTATCCACACGAGCCTTACAAGCAGCTTCAGGAGGTGTTTCGCCTCTTGGCGATTCGGATGGGCGAACCGGACTTTCGCGGCTGTCCGTTCATGAATACAACGGTTGAGTTTCCTGAGGGAGCGCATCCTGGAAACCATAAGGCCAGGGAATGCCGGATCGGGGTATGGCGCGTCATCAAGGAAATGGCCCTGCTGGCTGGTGCCCGCGATCCCGAAGCGCTCGCCAAACAACTGGAAATCACGTTCAGCGGGGCGATCATGACCGCTAGCTTATATCACTCAAAAGACAACGGGGAGCATTTTTTCAAAGTCGTGCAGCTGCTCTTGGACGAGCATATCCCGGCTGACCAAAAAAATCCCGCCGAGCTCAAGTAA